The following proteins are co-located in the Xyrauchen texanus isolate HMW12.3.18 chromosome 43, RBS_HiC_50CHRs, whole genome shotgun sequence genome:
- the LOC127636128 gene encoding WSC domain-containing protein 1-like, with product MAKPFYRLQHFLRQAQLFLLFLGVAYIMAGSVLLLQRSSMVTFQRETDTVALPYLLAPPQALEVPGARWFYRRNGARVIQDVENRPLDPSGSRMDQSHLVSRNLEIRHLRRHWFHNNGAEQESSAERNRLQKEARHKGTYIGCFINNETEHALGGTVLYDFRKMTSALCQDTCSESGFRYAGLEYGAECHCGNRVCARRARGEDCNLECRGEKGSPCGGVGRLSVYRVEDRLPGQKRYRTVHYHGCFKRSKSSTADFLIQTFGTTHTPLHCIESCTDQELPLALLTGRDCFCSYTPFLLTMQMSEQEHVCGRANQTNRASTNDLDYFWVYSTPVLDKKCKERTFLPQKSRTLVALSSFPGAGNTWLRHLIELATGFYTGSYYFDGSLYNKGFKGEKDYWQSGRVICIKTHESGQREIETFDSAILLMRNPYRSLMAEFNRKCAGHLGYASDVHWKGKEWSEFVDSYSSWWVSHALAWLRFAHRLLVVHFENLQKDLVPQLKTITAFLNISIPEERLVCMESNRDGHFKRSGSRGQNFDPFTTEMRASIDEHIHTVDKALKDRNLSGLPQDYMPR from the exons ATGGCCAAACCGTTCTACAGACTACAGCACTTCTTAAGGCAGGCTCAGTTGTTCCTTCTCTTCCTGGGCGTGGCTTATATCATGGCAGGAAGTGTGTTACTGCTTCAGCGATCCAGTATGGTAACATTTCAGAGAGAAACAGATACGGTCGCACTCCCCTACCTACTGGCACCACCTCAAGCCCTGGAGGTACCTGGTGCAAGATGGTTCTACAGGAGGAATGGTGCCAGAGTAATTCAGGATGTGGAGAACAGACCTCTCGATCCATCAGGCAGCAGAATGGACCAGAGCCACCTCGTATCCCGTAACCTGGAGATCAGGCATCTGAGACGCCATTGGTTCCACAATAATGGAGCTGAACAGGAAAGCTCAGCTGAACGCAATCGATTACAAAAGGAAGCAAGACATAAAG GGACCTATATTGGGTGTTTCATAAACAACGAAACGGAACATGCACTTGGTGGGACCGTCCTATATGACTTCCGAAAAATGACCAGCGCGTTATGTCAGGACACCTGCTCAGAAAG TGGGTTTCGGTACGCTGGGCTGGAATATGGAGCGGAGTGCCATTGTGGTAATCGCGTTTGTGCCCGTCGGGCTCGGGGAGAGGACTGCAATCTGGAATGCAGGGGGGAGAAGGGCTCCCCCTGCGGCGGTGTGGGCCGTCTGTCTGTATACAGAGTTGAAGATCGGCTTCCAGGACAGAAGAGAT ACAGAACGGTCCACTACCATGGCTGTTTCAAGAGGTCAAAGAGCTCTACCGCTGACTTCCTGATTCAGACCTTTGGGACGACACATACGCCTCTGCATTGTATAGAGTCCTGCACAGATCAG GAGCTGCCGTTGGCTTTATTGACAGGGCGGGACTGTTTTTGTAGCTACACCCCCTTTCTCTTAACAATGCAGATGAGTGAGCAGGAACACGTTTGTGGGAGGGCCAACCAAACAAATCGTGCATCCACTAATGACCTTGACTACTTTTGGGTCTACAGCACACCTGTGCTAG ATAAAAAATGCAAAGAACGGACGTTTCTGCCCCAGAAATCCCGCACCCTTGTAGCCCTCTCTAGCTTTCCAGGGGCAGGAAACACCTGGTTACGTCATTTGATTGAGTTGGCCACTGGATTCTACACTGGCAGTTATTACTTTGACGGTTCTTTATACAACAAAG GTTTTAAAGGCGAGAAGGATTACTGGCAGAGTGGGAGAGTCATCTGCATCAAGACTCATGAGAGCGGCCAGCGAGAGATAGAAACGTTCGACTCTGCCATTCTGCTAATGCGAAACCCCTATCGCTCTCTGATGGCAGAGTTCAACCGCAAGTGTGCCGGACACCTGGGCTATGCGTCGGATGTTCACTGGAAAGGCAAAG AATGGTCTGAGTTTGTGGATAGTTATTCCTCCTGGTGGGTGTCTCATGCTCTGGCCTGGCTGCGATTTGCCCATCGCCTGCTTGTGGTACATTTTGAGAATCTTCAAAAAGATCTTGTCCCTCAGTTAAAGACTATTACTGCTTTCCTGAACATCAGCATTCCAGAGGAAAGACTTGTATGTATGGAAAGCAACAGAGATGGGCATTTTAAACGCTCTGGATCTCGTGGTCAAAACTTTGATCCCTTCACCACCGAGATGAGAGCTAGTATAGATGAACACATCCACACAGTAGATAAAGCCCTCAAAGACAGAAACCTCAGCGGTCTACCACAGGACTACATGCCCAGATGA